The Methyloferula stellata AR4 genome includes a window with the following:
- a CDS encoding NAD(P)-dependent oxidoreductase encodes MKIGFIGLGQMGSGIAANLIKAGHEVTVYNRTAAKAEPLVKEGAKLAKSVAEACKGDAVFTMLANDEAVTQVTHGDGGILASLAKGAMHISSSTISVALSEQLTADHAAAGQVYVAAPVFGRPAAAAAGQLFVVAGGAPDAVKTAMPLLDAIGQKTFVISETPKAANLVKLSGNFLIAAVIESLGEAMALVSKGGVDKHQYLDILTSTLFSAPVYKTYGDLIASEKFEPAGFAAPLGAKDIRLALAAAEELRVTLPLASLLRDRFITLLAHGGDKLDWSAIGGLAAKDAAA; translated from the coding sequence ATGAAGATCGGCTTTATCGGATTGGGACAAATGGGCAGCGGCATCGCGGCAAACCTCATCAAGGCCGGCCATGAGGTCACCGTCTATAACCGGACGGCGGCCAAGGCGGAGCCGCTCGTCAAAGAGGGCGCGAAGCTCGCCAAAAGCGTTGCCGAGGCCTGCAAAGGCGACGCGGTCTTCACGATGCTCGCCAATGACGAGGCGGTCACGCAAGTGACACATGGAGACGGCGGCATTCTCGCGAGCCTCGCCAAAGGCGCGATGCATATTTCATCGAGCACGATCAGCGTCGCATTGTCCGAACAGCTCACGGCCGATCATGCCGCCGCCGGTCAGGTCTATGTCGCGGCGCCGGTCTTCGGCCGTCCCGCCGCCGCCGCGGCGGGGCAACTCTTCGTGGTCGCTGGGGGCGCACCCGACGCGGTCAAGACGGCCATGCCGCTCCTCGATGCGATCGGGCAAAAGACCTTCGTCATTTCTGAAACGCCGAAAGCCGCCAATCTCGTGAAACTCAGCGGCAATTTCCTGATCGCGGCGGTCATCGAGTCGCTTGGCGAGGCCATGGCGCTTGTCAGCAAAGGCGGCGTCGACAAGCATCAATATCTCGACATTCTGACGTCGACCTTGTTCAGCGCGCCGGTCTACAAGACCTATGGCGATTTGATCGCCAGCGAAAAATTCGAGCCGGCGGGTTTCGCAGCGCCGCTCGGCGCAAAGGACATCAGGCTCGCTTTGGCCGCGGCCGAGGAGCTTCGCGTGACCTTGCCGCTCGCCAGCCTGCTGCGCGACCGCTTCATCACTCTGCTGGCGCATGGCGGCGACAAGCTCGATTGGTCGGCGATCGGCGGCCTCGCGGCCAAGGATGCT
- a CDS encoding MFS transporter — MTSITQETNSRAPLLALALASFGIGTTEFVIMGLLPDVASDLAVTIPQAGLLVTGYALSVAFGSPFLAIATARLDRRKTLLLLMGVFIIGNLLCALAPTYGLLMAARIVTALCHGAFFGIGSVVAAALVPVRKRAQAIAMMFAGLTLANVLGVPFGTALGEAVGWRTTFFAVVLIGLAAGVALYTRLPRDIPNPQVHLAHELRSLASRQVILAMAISVLASASLFSTFTYIAPLLESVTRMSPHAVTGMLLLFGVGLTVGNFIGGRLGDWKLMPSVIGIFAMLILVLVLFTKTSASVWPAAITIFIWGALVFALVSPLQMRVVNEAAFAPNLASTINQGAFNFGNATGAWIGGIALTHGVAYDRLAWISVALAVAALTLSLYSHWLDGRSGMLRPISRRTMTESAN, encoded by the coding sequence ATGACGAGCATCACTCAAGAAACAAACAGCCGCGCGCCGCTTTTGGCGCTGGCTTTGGCCTCCTTCGGTATAGGCACGACCGAATTCGTGATCATGGGGCTCTTGCCTGATGTCGCGAGCGATCTCGCGGTCACGATCCCGCAAGCCGGTCTCTTGGTGACAGGTTATGCTTTGAGCGTCGCCTTCGGCTCGCCTTTCCTCGCCATTGCAACAGCGCGTTTGGATAGGCGCAAAACGCTTCTCCTACTGATGGGCGTTTTCATTATCGGCAATCTCCTCTGCGCATTGGCGCCGACCTATGGGTTGCTTATGGCGGCGCGCATCGTGACGGCGCTGTGCCACGGTGCTTTTTTCGGCATCGGTTCGGTGGTGGCCGCGGCGCTCGTACCGGTCCGCAAAAGGGCGCAGGCCATCGCCATGATGTTCGCGGGTCTGACGCTTGCCAATGTGCTCGGTGTGCCTTTCGGCACGGCGCTCGGCGAGGCGGTCGGCTGGCGAACCACATTCTTCGCCGTCGTCCTTATCGGACTGGCAGCCGGCGTCGCGCTCTACACGCGGCTGCCGCGCGACATTCCCAATCCACAGGTCCATTTGGCGCATGAGCTGCGCTCGCTTGCCAGTCGGCAGGTGATCCTTGCGATGGCGATCAGCGTGCTGGCGTCGGCGAGCCTGTTCAGCACGTTCACCTATATTGCGCCGCTCCTCGAAAGCGTGACGCGGATGTCGCCGCATGCGGTGACCGGAATGCTGCTCTTGTTCGGCGTCGGCTTGACGGTCGGCAACTTCATCGGCGGCCGACTCGGCGACTGGAAGCTAATGCCCTCGGTGATCGGCATTTTTGCGATGCTGATCCTGGTGCTTGTTCTCTTCACCAAGACGAGTGCTTCCGTCTGGCCGGCTGCGATCACGATCTTCATCTGGGGCGCACTTGTCTTCGCGCTCGTATCGCCCCTCCAGATGCGGGTGGTGAACGAGGCAGCCTTCGCGCCCAATCTCGCCTCGACCATCAATCAAGGCGCCTTCAATTTCGGCAATGCGACCGGCGCCTGGATCGGCGGCATCGCGCTGACGCATGGCGTGGCCTATGACAGGCTCGCCTGGATCAGCGTCGCTTTGGCTGTCGCCGCGCTCACGCTCAGTCTCTATTCTCACTGGCTTGACGGGCGCAGCGGCATGCTGCGTCCCATCTCCAGGCGGACTATGACCGAAAGCGCAAATTGA
- a CDS encoding NmrA family NAD(P)-binding protein encodes MFAIMGVTGNVGGAAARHLLAAGHKVRAVLRDQSKAAPWQALGAEIAIASVEDVGALTKAFVQTEGVFVMVPPNFAPDPAFSSARVASANQAAALAAAGAPKAVALSSIGGERESGLGLISQVHILEEALGRLSIPTAILRPGWFMENSLWDVTPARQTGEMASFLQPLDKVFPMVATADIGRVAAQTLTQSWTGRRVIEIEGPKRYSQNEIAALLGHALGRNVAAHLVPRGEWAARFQAQGIAWPQPRVDMLDGFNSGWIDFDPGKNEHITGTVSYETVLADLVKLAA; translated from the coding sequence ATGTTTGCAATCATGGGCGTGACGGGCAATGTCGGCGGCGCGGCGGCACGGCATTTGTTGGCGGCCGGGCATAAGGTGCGCGCTGTTTTGCGCGATCAATCCAAGGCAGCCCCTTGGCAAGCGTTGGGCGCCGAGATCGCCATCGCCAGCGTTGAAGATGTAGGCGCGCTGACCAAAGCCTTTGTGCAGACTGAAGGCGTTTTCGTCATGGTGCCGCCGAATTTCGCGCCCGATCCCGCGTTCAGCAGTGCGCGCGTGGCTTCTGCGAACCAGGCCGCGGCGCTGGCCGCCGCAGGGGCGCCGAAGGCCGTCGCGCTGTCCTCGATCGGCGGCGAACGCGAGTCGGGGCTCGGCCTCATCAGCCAGGTGCATATTCTGGAAGAAGCCTTGGGCAGGCTCTCGATTCCCACGGCCATCCTGCGCCCGGGCTGGTTCATGGAGAATTCGCTGTGGGATGTGACGCCCGCGCGGCAAACCGGCGAGATGGCGAGTTTTCTGCAGCCGCTCGACAAGGTTTTTCCGATGGTCGCGACCGCCGATATCGGCCGGGTCGCGGCGCAAACGCTGACGCAAAGCTGGACCGGCCGCCGCGTGATCGAGATCGAAGGACCCAAACGCTATTCGCAAAACGAGATCGCCGCGCTCCTTGGCCATGCGTTAGGACGAAACGTCGCGGCGCATCTCGTTCCGCGCGGCGAATGGGCGGCGCGGTTTCAAGCGCAAGGTATCGCTTGGCCGCAGCCGCGCGTCGACATGCTCGATGGATTCAATTCCGGTTGGATCGATTTCGATCCCGGCAAGAATGAGCATATCACCGGCACGGTGTCTTATGAGACGGTGCTGGCCGATTTGGTCAAGCTTGCCGCGTAA
- a CDS encoding DUF5132 domain-containing protein, whose product MSKKATEGSHEGDHKTEAEDAHLPLTNGAAHEAEAEADQENSDIVGKVVLVGAIGVGAALIESALIPGMIIGAAAVLAPKFVPEIGNRLRPLFKSTIRGAYKLTEKTREAFAEAHEQVQDIMAEARHEDAEAAGATKPAAGATAPQA is encoded by the coding sequence ATGTCCAAGAAGGCCACTGAGGGATCGCACGAAGGCGATCACAAGACGGAAGCGGAAGACGCACATCTGCCTTTGACGAACGGCGCGGCCCACGAAGCGGAAGCTGAAGCCGATCAGGAGAATAGTGACATTGTCGGAAAGGTCGTTCTGGTCGGCGCCATCGGCGTCGGCGCGGCACTCATCGAATCGGCCTTGATCCCCGGCATGATCATCGGTGCCGCGGCGGTTCTTGCGCCCAAATTCGTACCCGAAATCGGCAACCGTCTGCGCCCGCTGTTCAAATCCACCATTCGCGGCGCCTATAAGCTCACGGAAAAAACCCGCGAGGCTTTCGCCGAGGCGCATGAACAAGTGCAAGACATCATGGCCGAAGCCCGTCACGAGGACGCGGAGGCCGCCGGCGCGACCAAACCCGCAGCCGGTGCTACCGCGCCGCAAGCCTAA
- a CDS encoding HMA2 domain-containing protein, with amino-acid sequence MKKKHRATIAHHVPGRMRLKIPSGKGNEVLFEEIRQSLAVVPGIHEIIVNPATSSVTVHYAVDAHPELHVSLGQHQDHFEVHTPPSTKLDDMTHMVEAEAEFLAEHSHSAKAVVNFCRHLDREVKKATGNSVDLKVLVPLGLAVVTFVEIGAAAATPVWVTIGLFSINHFVELQAHQARQRREDETRSSSPRTEA; translated from the coding sequence GTGAAGAAAAAGCACCGAGCGACGATCGCGCATCACGTCCCTGGGCGCATGCGCCTCAAAATTCCGTCCGGCAAGGGCAACGAGGTTCTGTTTGAGGAAATTCGACAGAGCCTCGCCGTCGTCCCAGGCATTCACGAGATCATCGTCAATCCGGCGACGAGCAGCGTGACGGTTCATTATGCCGTCGATGCGCATCCGGAATTACACGTGAGCCTCGGCCAGCACCAGGATCATTTCGAGGTTCACACCCCGCCTTCGACAAAGCTCGACGACATGACGCATATGGTCGAGGCGGAAGCGGAATTTCTCGCCGAACATTCGCATTCGGCAAAAGCCGTCGTCAATTTCTGCAGGCATCTCGACCGCGAGGTGAAAAAGGCGACCGGCAATTCCGTCGATTTGAAAGTGCTCGTGCCTTTGGGGCTCGCCGTCGTCACTTTCGTCGAAATCGGCGCCGCCGCCGCGACGCCGGTCTGGGTGACGATCGGCCTCTTCTCCATCAATCATTTCGTCGAGCTGCAAGCGCATCAGGCGCGGCAACGGCGCGAAGACGAGACCCGATCCTCAAGTCCGCGCACCGAGGCCTGA
- a CDS encoding heavy metal translocating P-type ATPase codes for MKLTIRHFVPGRVRLYLPLLYHESHLVDCAIEWLEKQPGVESVRVNSGCASLIIAYDRRKPEIWAQISFFLQNATIDQLRLLATQVAAHPKPHTKLSPAEIAKSAAQSGTALKATARRWPLAWPTVSIALAFSVHPFALAANVPLLLWNGYPIAKRAFRVMRRERRLNVDFLDTLAILASIAQGNMLAGAIVAWLIHLGDWIRDLTAAGSRRAVSELLEYQTKTAWVLRDGEIICVPTAELVVDDKVVVHAGEMISVDGEVIDGSATIDQKTITGEGLPVHRAAGEIVFAATVLREGQITIRAMRVGTETAAAQIVKLVEAAPIGETRMQNHAERLADRLVLPTLGLATGTAALTFDFNRFLSLVIVDYGTGIRVAAPTSVLSSMTHAARAGIIIKSGAHMERLAEVDTVVFDKTGTLSHGVPGVVDVIAYQEKHYSRRELIGLLAGAETRVQHPVAEAMRAKAEEWEVNIPSCDKQQFRVGLGVEAQVNGCYVHVGSERFLRESGIKIACAEKDRATFDEMGCSSLYIAVDGILSGLVPFADKIRPESKAVISTLHRMGIKNTIMLTGDNAVVAKAVGERLGLTRQFAGTLPADKAEIIRDLQSQGRCVAMVGDGINDSPALSYADVGIAMRYGAEVTHESANVLLMEDSLWKLVKAIEISRGAVGLIKQNYAIVAVLNTLALGLALPGGLITPEMTALISNGSAILASLNGLRPVLRYQ; via the coding sequence ATGAAGCTCACAATCCGGCACTTCGTACCGGGTCGCGTCCGGCTGTACCTGCCGCTGCTCTATCATGAGTCGCATCTTGTGGACTGCGCCATCGAATGGCTCGAGAAACAGCCGGGTGTCGAAAGCGTGCGGGTCAATTCCGGCTGCGCCAGCCTCATCATCGCCTATGACCGGCGCAAGCCCGAAATCTGGGCGCAGATCTCTTTCTTCCTGCAGAATGCGACCATCGATCAGTTGCGCCTGCTCGCAACTCAGGTTGCCGCGCATCCGAAGCCGCACACGAAACTGTCACCGGCCGAGATCGCCAAATCCGCGGCGCAATCGGGCACCGCGCTCAAGGCAACCGCACGGCGCTGGCCGCTTGCCTGGCCGACGGTCTCCATTGCCTTGGCTTTTTCGGTCCACCCTTTCGCACTCGCCGCCAACGTACCTTTGCTGCTCTGGAACGGCTACCCGATCGCCAAACGCGCCTTTCGTGTGATGCGACGGGAACGCCGACTCAATGTCGATTTTCTGGATACATTGGCAATCTTGGCCTCGATCGCACAGGGCAACATGCTGGCCGGCGCCATCGTCGCATGGCTCATCCATCTGGGCGATTGGATCCGCGATCTGACCGCGGCCGGATCGCGCCGCGCCGTCAGCGAATTGCTCGAATATCAAACCAAGACCGCTTGGGTTTTGCGCGACGGCGAGATCATCTGCGTACCGACGGCCGAGCTTGTCGTCGATGACAAGGTCGTCGTTCACGCGGGCGAGATGATCTCGGTCGATGGCGAAGTGATCGACGGCAGCGCGACCATCGATCAAAAGACGATCACCGGCGAAGGCCTGCCTGTCCATCGCGCCGCTGGCGAGATCGTCTTCGCCGCGACTGTCCTGCGCGAAGGCCAAATCACCATTCGCGCCATGCGCGTCGGCACAGAAACGGCCGCCGCGCAGATCGTCAAACTGGTGGAAGCTGCGCCGATCGGCGAGACGCGCATGCAAAATCATGCCGAGCGGCTGGCCGACCGCCTCGTCCTGCCGACGCTGGGCCTCGCGACCGGCACGGCGGCGCTGACTTTCGATTTCAACCGCTTTCTGTCGCTGGTCATCGTCGATTATGGCACCGGCATACGCGTCGCCGCGCCGACCTCCGTTCTCTCGTCGATGACTCATGCGGCCCGCGCCGGCATCATCATCAAGAGCGGCGCCCATATGGAACGTCTGGCCGAGGTCGATACCGTCGTCTTCGACAAGACAGGCACCCTCAGCCATGGCGTGCCGGGCGTCGTCGATGTCATCGCCTATCAAGAGAAACATTATTCGCGGCGCGAACTGATCGGCCTGCTCGCCGGAGCCGAGACGCGCGTCCAGCATCCCGTCGCCGAAGCCATGCGCGCCAAGGCAGAGGAATGGGAGGTCAATATCCCCTCCTGCGACAAGCAGCAATTCCGCGTCGGCCTCGGCGTCGAGGCACAAGTGAACGGCTGCTATGTGCATGTCGGCAGCGAACGCTTTTTGCGCGAAAGCGGGATCAAAATCGCGTGCGCCGAAAAAGATCGCGCAACCTTCGATGAAATGGGATGTTCGTCGCTCTATATAGCTGTGGACGGCATTCTCTCGGGACTGGTTCCCTTCGCCGACAAGATCAGACCCGAAAGCAAGGCCGTCATCTCGACTTTGCACCGTATGGGCATAAAAAATACGATCATGCTGACCGGCGACAACGCGGTGGTCGCCAAGGCGGTCGGCGAAAGGCTCGGTTTGACGCGGCAATTCGCTGGCACCTTGCCCGCGGATAAGGCCGAAATCATCCGGGACTTGCAAAGCCAGGGCCGATGTGTCGCCATGGTCGGCGATGGAATCAACGACTCGCCCGCATTGAGCTATGCGGATGTCGGCATCGCCATGCGGTATGGCGCCGAAGTGACGCATGAATCGGCCAACGTGCTGTTGATGGAAGATTCCCTATGGAAACTCGTCAAGGCGATCGAAATCTCGCGCGGCGCCGTGGGCCTGATCAAGCAGAATTACGCGATCGTCGCGGTGCTGAACACATTGGCGCTGGGCCTCGCCCTGCCGGGCGGCCTCATCACGCCGGAGATGACCGCCCTGATCAGCAATGGCTCGGCAATCTTGGCCAGTCTGAACGGACTGCGTCCCGTTCTGCGCTATCAATAG
- a CDS encoding EcsC family protein, producing the protein MSEADQRALAEAIVALEKQSFAAKIADYAGQPISRIFKVMPKAANEKIQDAVNLAMLQCLKVAVKLLDGEPAREPRILMPKLMSGLAGGLSGFVGFAALPVELPITTTNILRSIAEIARAEGEDMSTREAQLACLEVFALGQHSTQFGSETGYYATRALLAKATGDMVASLLQRGVAEESASLFMRFLTEIAARFSLVVSERAAASAVPVIGALGGASINWVFTDYFQQLARGHFAIRRLERRYGTGPVQAWYREVVQRLAQKRKG; encoded by the coding sequence TTGAGCGAGGCCGACCAGCGGGCGCTCGCCGAGGCGATCGTCGCGCTCGAAAAACAGAGTTTCGCGGCAAAGATCGCAGATTATGCCGGCCAGCCGATCAGCCGCATCTTCAAAGTGATGCCGAAGGCGGCGAACGAAAAAATCCAAGACGCCGTCAACCTCGCCATGCTGCAATGCCTGAAGGTCGCGGTGAAATTGCTCGACGGCGAACCCGCCCGCGAACCACGTATCCTCATGCCGAAACTCATGTCGGGCCTTGCCGGTGGATTGAGCGGCTTCGTCGGTTTCGCCGCTTTGCCGGTCGAACTGCCGATCACGACGACGAATATTCTGCGCTCCATCGCCGAGATCGCGCGGGCCGAAGGCGAAGATATGTCGACGCGCGAGGCGCAATTGGCCTGCCTCGAAGTTTTTGCGCTCGGCCAGCATTCGACGCAGTTCGGCAGCGAGACCGGCTATTATGCGACGCGCGCGCTTCTTGCCAAGGCCACAGGCGACATGGTCGCCTCGCTACTGCAGCGCGGCGTCGCCGAGGAATCCGCCTCGCTTTTCATGCGCTTCCTCACGGAGATCGCGGCACGCTTCAGCCTCGTCGTCTCGGAACGGGCGGCGGCAAGCGCTGTGCCTGTGATAGGTGCCCTGGGCGGTGCTTCGATCAATTGGGTCTTCACCGATTATTTCCAGCAGCTCGCGCGCGGCCATTTCGCCATCCGCCGCCTCGAACGCCGCTATGGAACGGGGCCGGTCCAGGCCTGGTACAGGGAAGTCGTCCAGCGCTTGGCACAAAAGCGCAAAGGCTGA